The following proteins are co-located in the Fusobacteria bacterium ZRK30 genome:
- a CDS encoding YueI family protein, with protein MKEMNHLDLLDEKEKKMNQLYSIQHEKKYYLDEYRERVIIALKIDQLVEDEIYLEIIEAMKSDRAKLLKLRRDVGLKYLKPYIKEAEKLDFRYELIDGLSYLGDIGLIVVSNESLDNEDKELVVRDMDQDFLDVGLGYEFSKNQNKSICNECYLRIEDKLPSYLDKFKRLNIIDKLLGTNCPVCRDRKKLGGNE; from the coding sequence ATGAAAGAAATGAATCATTTGGATTTGTTGGATGAAAAAGAAAAAAAAATGAATCAATTATATAGTATTCAGCACGAAAAAAAGTATTATTTAGATGAATATAGGGAGCGAGTAATAATAGCTTTAAAGATAGATCAATTGGTGGAAGATGAGATCTATTTGGAAATAATAGAAGCTATGAAAAGTGACCGTGCTAAACTTTTAAAATTAAGGAGAGATGTGGGACTGAAATATCTAAAACCATATATAAAGGAAGCAGAAAAGCTGGACTTTAGATATGAACTTATAGATGGTCTCAGCTATTTAGGTGATATAGGACTTATAGTGGTTTCAAATGAATCTTTAGATAATGAAGACAAGGAATTGGTTGTAAGGGATATGGATCAGGATTTTTTAGATGTGGGACTGGGATATGAATTTTCTAAAAATCAAAATAAGAGTATTTGTAATGAGTGTTATCTCAGAATTGAGGACAAATTACCTAGTTATTTAGATAAATTTAAAAGGCTTAATATTATAGATAAATTATTAGGAACTAACTGTCCGGTATGTAGAGATCGGAAGAAATTAGGAGGAAATGAATAA
- a CDS encoding carboxypeptidase-like regulatory domain-containing protein: MKKLIFLFIVLFNITCYSITITIIGEDRSPLKEVIANINNQVKISDSKGHVAFNISEEILNISISKEGYKEEVLTLKKSKDEVQNLTLVMKKINTSYVTFEFPVSSGLIEYREVGTSRYTKVPFLGGSKSIEFLSGTYEFIFSAKDSKKNKQILNFKDKSEHLLIDINIPKNNFFILGNISKNKGIKFYKNNIGKVVPPKDLTLVIFKNGEFKTKIKLKNTFVPVELEDGIYDFMIEGRFYSNLYFRGLKINSSVNKNIVISIPSVQTTIRGVVKNNDQFIGGSKILFTDVDNNSYETMSTFAGEFSINLPPQKYKITLNKPGFVLKKSQNLIYDFSAPNETYNLNLNTRELLSNVEGLVTDDKGIPISNADVMVKNGDKIIYLKSDDFGNFSTSTLPGLLFIKVEKDGYKAFGVVTKLERFSTLSGLKISLTPYLSNISGIVGNSFTPLSNLHLTLRNSQGEVVANTISNQNGYYEFSDIKINNNYFISVGVQSYKYYYSDVFTLTKDDIINKNIILQGRKIRVHLELLSSSNTPLRNQEVIVEGTVYKTDTNGFLLLELPENKKNIDIQVKSYGYQKQIDLSTMSTNPNQLTLIIK, from the coding sequence ATGAAAAAATTAATATTTTTATTTATAGTACTATTCAACATCACTTGTTATTCTATCACCATAACAATAATTGGGGAAGATCGATCCCCCCTAAAAGAAGTTATTGCAAATATCAATAATCAAGTTAAAATCAGTGATTCAAAGGGCCACGTCGCCTTCAATATCTCGGAAGAGATCCTAAACATTTCCATCTCCAAAGAGGGTTACAAAGAGGAAGTTCTCACCCTGAAAAAATCCAAAGATGAGGTACAAAACCTTACCCTTGTAATGAAAAAAATAAATACTTCCTATGTTACATTTGAATTTCCTGTAAGCAGTGGATTGATCGAGTATCGCGAGGTCGGGACAAGCAGATACACCAAGGTTCCTTTCTTAGGGGGTTCAAAGTCCATTGAATTTTTATCGGGTACCTATGAATTTATATTTTCAGCAAAGGACTCTAAAAAGAATAAACAAATATTAAATTTTAAAGACAAGTCCGAACATCTCTTGATAGATATCAATATTCCTAAAAACAATTTTTTTATCCTGGGAAATATCTCCAAGAATAAAGGGATAAAGTTCTATAAAAATAATATCGGCAAAGTTGTTCCTCCTAAAGATCTCACTCTTGTAATCTTTAAAAATGGTGAGTTTAAAACAAAAATCAAACTTAAAAACACCTTTGTCCCTGTTGAATTAGAGGATGGAATTTATGATTTTATGATTGAAGGCAGGTTTTATTCCAACCTCTATTTCAGAGGCCTTAAAATAAACTCCTCTGTAAACAAAAATATAGTGATTTCTATTCCATCTGTACAGACTACTATCCGTGGTGTTGTAAAAAATAATGACCAATTTATTGGTGGATCCAAAATTTTATTTACAGATGTCGATAACAATTCCTACGAAACTATGAGTACCTTTGCAGGTGAGTTTTCTATAAATTTACCTCCTCAAAAATATAAAATAACCCTCAATAAACCTGGGTTTGTTTTGAAAAAAAGTCAAAATTTAATATATGACTTCAGTGCACCTAATGAAACTTATAACCTCAACCTCAACACAAGAGAACTTCTCAGTAATGTCGAAGGTCTAGTCACGGATGACAAAGGTATACCTATTTCAAATGCCGATGTTATGGTCAAAAACGGAGATAAAATAATATATTTAAAAAGTGATGACTTTGGAAATTTTTCTACATCCACACTTCCTGGTCTATTGTTTATAAAGGTAGAAAAAGATGGATATAAAGCCTTTGGTGTTGTAACAAAATTAGAGCGTTTTTCCACCCTTTCCGGTTTAAAAATTTCTCTGACGCCATACCTGTCTAATATCTCGGGGATAGTAGGTAATAGTTTTACTCCACTAAGTAACCTCCACCTGACCCTTAGAAATAGCCAGGGAGAAGTTGTGGCCAACACCATTTCTAATCAAAATGGATACTACGAATTTTCTGACATCAAGATAAATAACAACTATTTTATCAGTGTAGGGGTACAGTCCTACAAATATTATTATTCTGATGTTTTTACCCTGACAAAGGATGACATAATAAATAAAAATATTATCCTGCAGGGTAGAAAGATCCGAGTCCATTTAGAACTTTTAAGCAGTTCTAATACACCACTCCGTAATCAGGAAGTCATTGTAGAAGGTACAGTTTATAAGACTGATACCAACGGTTTCTTATTATTAGAGCTTCCTGAAAATAAAAAAAATATAGACATACAAGTAAAGTCCTATGGCTATCAAAAACAGATCGATCTAAGTACCATGTCTACAAATCCAAATCAATTGACTTTAATCATCAAATAA
- the tsaD gene encoding tRNA (adenosine(37)-N6)-threonylcarbamoyltransferase complex transferase subunit TsaD: MIILGIETSCDETSISVLKDGKEMLSNHISSQIDIHKEYGGVVPEIASRHHIKNIATIMEVSLKEAGITLDDVDYIAVTYAPGLIGALLVGISFAKGISYGRDIPIIPVHHIKGHIYANFLEHKVELPAIALVVSGGHTNIIYIDENHKFFNLGGTLDDAVGESYDKVSRVMGLGYPGGPVIDKLAYEGDSNKIPMPEPKVGGYEFSFSGVKTSVINYVNKMNMKKEEYNPADVAAAFQNRVVDILCKKTIKAAKEKGVKNILIAGGVAANSLLRKELLERSKSEGIEVFYPSMKLCTDNAGMIAAAGYYKLTYGDSDKIFADLKLNGVANMGIEED, translated from the coding sequence ATGATTATATTAGGAATAGAAACATCGTGTGATGAAACGTCTATATCAGTCTTGAAAGATGGAAAGGAGATGTTGTCCAATCATATCTCATCACAGATAGATATACACAAAGAATATGGAGGAGTTGTCCCTGAGATAGCTTCGAGGCACCATATTAAGAATATAGCGACGATAATGGAAGTTAGTTTAAAAGAAGCCGGGATAACTCTGGATGATGTAGATTATATAGCAGTAACCTATGCACCTGGTCTTATAGGAGCACTTTTAGTGGGGATTTCTTTTGCCAAAGGGATATCTTATGGAAGAGATATACCGATAATACCGGTACACCATATAAAGGGACATATCTATGCTAACTTTTTAGAGCACAAGGTAGAACTTCCTGCAATTGCATTAGTAGTATCTGGAGGCCATACAAATATAATATATATCGATGAAAATCATAAATTCTTTAATCTGGGAGGAACTCTGGATGACGCAGTAGGAGAATCTTATGACAAGGTGTCAAGAGTAATGGGATTAGGATATCCTGGTGGACCAGTAATAGATAAATTGGCATATGAGGGGGATAGTAATAAGATTCCTATGCCGGAACCCAAGGTTGGAGGTTATGAGTTTAGTTTTTCAGGAGTAAAAACATCTGTTATAAACTATGTAAATAAGATGAATATGAAAAAAGAGGAGTATAATCCTGCCGATGTAGCAGCGGCTTTTCAGAATAGAGTAGTGGACATATTGTGTAAGAAAACAATTAAAGCAGCCAAGGAAAAAGGGGTTAAAAATATCCTTATAGCAGGGGGAGTAGCGGCTAACTCATTATTGAGAAAAGAGCTGTTGGAGAGATCAAAATCAGAGGGAATAGAAGTTTTTTATCCATCTATGAAATTATGTACCGACAATGCCGGGATGATTGCAGCAGCAGGATACTATAAGTTGACCTATGGAGATTCAGATAAAATATTTGCTGATTTAAAATTAAATGGAGTAGCAAATATGGGAATAGAAGAAGATTAA